The genomic segment TCCTGGCAGTACTGGTTGATCAGCCCCATCTCTGGCTGGCTGAGGATAGTTAGCAGGTCCTTATACTGACTGGCACTTGGAGTCCAGGCGCTGGACTGAAGCGGAGGAAGAGCCGGGCTGCCTGTCTCCACCAAAATGTTGTTGACTGTGCGACTAGAAAGGACCACCAGTTGCAGTTTCACAAGAGTGTGCTTGAAGTTTTTCTCTGTGGACGTACACTGGTAGATGCCGCCGTCAGAGGACTGTAGAGAGCGGATCAGAAGTCCTTGATCTGTTTTCAGCATGCGACCCTCTGAGCGAATCTGGGACAAACAGAAGGCCAGTAAagattttaagtttaaaaaaaaataaacaaagattatAGAAGGTTTAATATAAGAGCTATACTCACCTCTTTCCTGCGGTCACTGTTTTCCTTCTGCACATGCCACTTGAGAGACATATGAGGAGACCTGGCCTGGCACTCCAAGAATGTAGTGCTTCCTTCCACCCCGTACTGAACTGTCTCCAGAGGGTTCTTATTGGCTACAAAACAACACATGATGTACAGTtgcaattttatttgtgagaTAGCTCTGGAGTGAAAAAATGCTGGTGTATTCTATAGTCTTAGTACAACGCGACACTCACTGCTATAACCTCTGCACTGGCGGATAGGATTTCCATACTTCACATCTTGCCGACGACTCCGCCTAGAGGGGTCAAATCAAAAGCCACAGATATAAAATTTAACTGAAACACACTTGAAAAATAAGACATCTGCATAAATACTCCAActgcagaggtgggaagtaatgaAGTGCAAATACTTTGTTGCTGCACTTCGTCTGCTGCATTTATATATTCCCTGTCTACACAATCCTGACCCTCACCTCTTCTGTGAGGCAGAATATCTGGAGCAGGATTTGCCATCCCAGGCACAGTACGGGTCCCTGGCGAGACAGCAGTCAGCGCAGACCTCCCCGTACACATCGCATCGATGGAGAGCCAAGTGGGTCACACCCAGGACTGATCCGACATACAACTGTtgctgttaaaagaaaaacaaatacaaattagAAATTAAAACAGCAACATACTTTAGAGCAAAGGCCATTTATTTTACAATTCTGGACATCTCTAATGTTTCAAGGAAGAATTATAGATTTATATTTAAAGAATGAATAATTGATTGAAGCTACTTGCGTTGAGTTTCTTCATCATCCTCAAACTGACATAAGAAGGCTCCGGGTTAGGTTAGGCTATACTCTAAGCTACCCTCGAGTCCTGTGTCTGTTTTCAGTATAAGCTGCaccaaattacacaaaatgtataGTTGGATATCAGGTCTTGGTTGTGTACTAcaatgttttgtatttaatcatgcatttttttcttagaTTGAATTTGATGACTGTGTTCTCTGTCTGATTGCTGTTAGCTGAACTATTTGGTCCGAATCAAATTACACTAACTTACCCTTTTTGATGAAATCTTCATAGTAGTGATTGGAGTGGGAACCTGAAGTGACATAATTAAAAGAATGTGAACGCTGGATTTGTTATTTTGTATCACAGATTACAAACATGGCATATATAAATGTAGAGTAGGGCAAAAAGATGATTAGTAGCAAAGTGACTAAGGCTGCAAGACTGACCTTGAACACCTCCACTTCCTCTAACACCAGCTCCTCGGTCTGCAAGTCATCTCTTGGCAGGACAATCACTTTCTGGACTGTGCCTCGATCTGAAAGAGTGGGAAGAAGTAACTTTGGCTGAGCTCTGTTGATTTATTTGGCTATTAATACCTTGACCTTGGTTTCTTCATTGTTATTCTAAAATATGTGCAACAGAGAACTGGTTTTTGGAAACCCACACTATGACTCATTAATGTTTAAGAGACAGATTGTTTCAACATGTGCGTGCAAACCTCCCAGCTAAAGCCAAGGCCACAGAACTTAACAGTGCACAATGATATGAGTGTAAGATTACTGTGCAATCATCAGACAATGCCCAGTTTTGTTCTTAAAACACTTACCTGTGCCCAAGAATAGCACCTCATAGCTCCCATCAGCAGCTGTCACTTGATCGACGGCAACTGTGGTGAACTCGTAGTCCACGTTGGTTCTGACCACCAGGGGGCGCTTGTGCATTGGGTATACAGCGTTGTACATAGTGGGGTGGTTTCTCATGAAGTTGATAACCTCATCTGGGTAATCCTTTGTGGATTTCAGGTTGGGGGTAAAAGTGCCTCCAGGACACtagtaagaaaacaaaaaattctGTTGAGCAATTTACTTGTTTATCTTATTCATGGTTCTAGTaacatatatattatatgttTTAACTCACAGTGCCAGGTCGAGGGTAGGGTATTTTCCCAGTGTATGGCACCCATTGATAGTTAGGGCCTTCCTTGTGGGCAAATGGCCCATTAAAGACCATACGGATGTCAGCCATAGAGTACACACACACTGCCGAGCCTTTAAACACAGATCTGGAGGagggcaggaggaaaagaagaaaaaaaggtgaacacatAAAGACAGCAGCTCGAGAATTCAGATTTTCTCACTCCCTGGGATAATTAGTGCGATAGCTCTCCGTGGCTGCTAGAATCTACTTCCTTCCCACGTACTCACATACTTACAGGAACACACTGAAACATTatgacgcacaaacacacactcaaactgACTCAAGTAGAGTCAAGCTGTCTGACACACTGACATACAAACACCCACATACTGCAGAGAATCGCCAGAGTACAGGCTCTCGCCGCTGTGTGGTGGGTGTACTATGTTTGTAACTTCTGTCATGGGCCTCTGTCATTAGCACCACATGTGTTTTTATCAGCTGGGTTTAAACATGCCTGATGCCTAAAGAGAAGATGGAAACAATAACAGTATTTGTTTCTCAAATACATTAATCAGGACATGTTTATTATGACTCTGCGCGCACCTCCTCCTGCTTTGTGTGCCGTCAGAATCTCAGTTTACACGTCTGGTTGGTTGACTTGAATTTTAATGCTGTGTGCTGAATGACAACCTGCTATCAAACCTGACCTCTGAGGAACTTATAGGCTCAGTCAGCCTCCCAGAGGAATGCTACTCCCTCTGGGCTCCACATTCACTTTCTGTCTCGTCTTTGCATCCTGAATGTGACGGCCCACACAAATGCAACGCCGCATTTCAACATCAGACAGAGCAGACAACCTTCGGGCTCAGCGAAAAGGAATAAAAACCACAGGAGGGAACCAAAACACACTTTCTATCCAAAACTGCATCAAAGTTAGAGAGTTTGAAAAAGCCATCACACGCTTACCCTGAAACTGAGAAGACGCCATAGATGACAGGATTCTTTGTGTCTTGAGTTGGCTGGATATACACGTCTCCTACGAGATAATGAAAAGATTTATAGCAATTAGTCAGAGTCATAAACCATAACAGGCAGTGCATGACGAAGTACTTGGATCCCTAAGTCGATTGCAACAGTTAAATGATATCGCATTAGTAGACATTCTGCAGGTTTGCTggcaaaaatacatgaaaagtaGACAGAACCACTATGCACAAAATGGCCATGTAATGAGTGCAAATGCACAATTTTACTCCTGTGATACTCCTCCCTACTCTGACCTgtttaaatctgaaaaaaataaaactgttaaaatgaACCTAACTAACCCAAAGTAATGATACTTGTGACACTGAGACTTTTTCTTCCTTCGTTGTGAGCTCATCATGAATTGCGGTTATGAGAGTCTCAATGAGATCCTGAATCTAAACTCTTCCAAAGCTGAAACTACAGTTCCTGAGCCTCAGCAGGGAATATATGTGAAATAGAGATCTCGGGTGAAACATGGCTTTAATAGGAGCCATATGGATCCAGTGACTGTGGGACTGAGGCGGTTTTGAGCCCTACATATCCTCTGATGGTTTCATTAGAGAAAAGTGCAAGGAAAAACAATAAGAaggaaaactgaaataaatttaATGCAGACAGGTAGAGCAGAAAAACACCCAGTTCCATTTCATGGTTTTTCATCAatggaaaagaagaaacaagTTCTCAAATCACTTGTTTGAAAAGGCCTTGGACAAAAAAATACCCTATAGTCAAAAGTCTTAAGAAAATACCAATTTCAGTGAATAGCCACGAAATCCTAGCCTTTCTTTTTATAACCCATAGttatctgaaaagctgaaaacaagCAACAATAAGAGTGTGGATCCGCCTGCTCAGATTTCTCGCTCAAATATCAACTGACTGAAAGTAAGAAGCAGCATTTTAAAGAGCGAAAAGAAAGTTATGCATGTGGAACTGAAGGTGAAATGTAATAACACACGCTTTAATCTCTGTACCCTCAACTTTACTCAGCGTGCATTGGATAAACAAGAAGAAGCTTAAATCCACATGGCTTGCATAAAAACATCATTCCTGACTCTGCAGAGCTCCTTAATAAACAAACTCCCTTTTGATCAGGAGTTTAAAATcttttcaaacataaaaaaaaatctccttacATGCCAAGGTATGAAAATGACAGGTAATGGCTCCCCGCTTAAGCAAAAAATTAACTTTTGCAAACACTGCAGAAATTCATAACCCGTCCGACGCCAGTTTGACAGACCTCCTGGCTATAGAACGAGCGcagtaaaaaagagaaaagtcatAAATCGGTGACGAACTGGAACAAGTTGCATAATTCAAACTTTTGTTTCTGATGTGTCAGATCAGACAGAGTCTCAGAGGCGCTCTCAGCATCACATTAGCAGAGAAACATCTTTAATTGCTGTAAGCGCAGAAAGAACACAAAGGGCTGGGCTAAATAAGGTGCtgtgcagtaaaaataaaagtgcaggTGAATTATGCACTCAGTAAACAGTCACTGTGGGGAAGAAAGACTGTCAAATAAAGACAGATTGTATATTATTATCTCCCTAATACCCACTCTGAAAGATGTGCACCTAAAATGTGTTCTTAGAATGTCCAGTCGAAATGATTGCTGgggaaatttaaaaacaaccaccctccccctcctccaAAAAATACATGAAGAGTGAGGTTGTTTTATGGAGTTCAgtcactaaaaaaaaatagatttaactgaagaaaacaaaaaagaatattTCTCTCCATAATTACATTTTGGAAAAAGGCAATAAAACCTTATAGGTCACAAATTAATTCTCCTTTTTGTCTGGCAGACATTTTTCATCACTCGTGTCTATGtgcctctttctctctgcttttATATTCCTCTTCTCCCTCCTCTCGGCAAAACACTGAAAGCTTTCTCTTCTGTTAGCCTCACCATCTGAATCTACTCCACTCTCTCCCCCGAGTCCTCATACAACCACTCCGATGCCTCTGCTGGGCTCCATCAGGACCAGCAGGACTGGAGACAGAATACATTTTTACCAGACTGTCTGTGGTTGTGGGAAGAGCGACCACAGAGCTGTGGGATGTTACATTGCACCTCAGGACTCAGAATGACCTCATCACGAGTGCTCATCTGCACCGAGGCTACAACTGACATGCCGTACAGTGGATGGACCGCTAAAAGTACAGCAACACTGACAAAAGAGTGCTTTTCTGTCACAGACACTGAGTGCTCTTAACACACAACTAACATCTGCAAAGCCTCATCACCGCACAAGATAGGCCTACTATAGATTCAGCTCATACCTGCACTGTCGCTGGATGAAATGTTTAATACTACTGTCAAAATTTACCGTGGACCGGCTTAGATGTTGAACTCAGGCAAAGTACAAATATAATCAGTTCAAACGGTGTACAAAGCCGGGTTTTGAAAGACTCAGGCATGAAGAAGGGTGTTTTGTTGGTGGTGCTTTATGTTGCTGAACGCAAGCCTGCACACTTTACACATCAAGGCCATTATCTGAGTTGTAATTGGTTACAGAAAATGCACCCTCTGGTGCTTAAAGTTTGAAGCCAATGCTACGTTCCAAAAACTGGCGTTCCTGAAAGGGAAGCTAAAACAGATAATCAATCCCTATAGACCCCCATGTCAAATTGCATAACTctaagacataaataaacacatcTACTGCTAAATGTTTTGGCATTTTCCCTTATCACAACTGCAGGGAAAGCTGTATAATTGAGTTAAGGCTTAAAATTCTAAGTGTTGTTTTGCCTTGTTCAGCACTGTACTAAAAGACACTTTAAAGAGTTGGTTATTCAGGGTTTTCTGTAAATTCATTTTAAGTACTGTATCaggtaataatagtaataataatctTACTATAATGATCATAATGTATGAGCATATCTCATTAATCGATTTCCATGAAACTTTATAAACTATCTAGGGTACCAGGGTTATCAACATCTGTCTAGGTATTTAGGACACAGCAGTCCTTACAAATTATATACATTATGTGTA from the Oreochromis aureus strain Israel breed Guangdong linkage group 5, ZZ_aureus, whole genome shotgun sequence genome contains:
- the sema3fa gene encoding sema domain, immunoglobulin domain (Ig), short basic domain, secreted, (semaphorin) 3Fa isoform X2; translated protein: MDEDHDRMYVGSKDYILSLDLHDINKEPLIIHWPVAPQRKTECVLSGKDINGECGNFIRLIEPWNRTHLYVCGTGAYNPICTYVDRGRRSQGFHYQQASQSGGRTSRAADYSATSQPLEAKEYIFRLEPGKVDSGKGKCPFDPKLNSVSALINGELYAGVYIDFMGTDSAIFRTLGKQTAMRTDQYNSRWLNDPTFVHAHLIPDSAEKNDDKLYFFFREKASEMGQSPMTQSRIGRICLNDDGGHCCLVNKWSTFLKARLICSVPGADGIETHFDELRDVYIQPTQDTKNPVIYGVFSVSGSVFKGSAVCVYSMADIRMVFNGPFAHKEGPNYQWVPYTGKIPYPRPGTCPGGTFTPNLKSTKDYPDEVINFMRNHPTMYNAVYPMHKRPLVVRTNVDYEFTTVAVDQVTAADGSYEVLFLGTDRGTVQKVIVLPRDDLQTEELVLEEVEVFKVPTPITTMKISSKRQQLYVGSVLGVTHLALHRCDVYGEVCADCCLARDPYCAWDGKSCSRYSASQKRRSRRQDVKYGNPIRQCRGYSTNKNPLETVQYGVEGSTTFLECQARSPHMSLKWHVQKENSDRRKEIRSEGRMLKTDQGLLIRSLQSSDGGIYQCTSTEKNFKHTLVKLQLVVLSSRTVNNILVETGSPALPPLQSSAWTPSASQYKDLLTILSQPEMGLINQYCQDYWQLGDSSFGNNKGKSLKELKEQKKPRNRRHHEEQTTPAET